In Wolbachia endosymbiont (group A) of Pogonocherus hispidulus, the genomic stretch TTTGTGCAAAAAGGCGTTGACATATTATTTGTTAGGTTATAATATATAAAAGATTAATTTAGTTTTTAGATGTTTGACAAGTTTTATGGTAGAGATTAATTTAATCTCAATTCAATTTTAATAATATTTAACTCTGCATATTCTGCATATAGTCGGATAAATAAATTATTAAGAGCACTTGATGGATGCCTTGGCGTTAAGAGGCGATGAAGGACGTGGCAGGCTGCGATAAGCTGTGGGGAATTGTCAACAAATTTTGATCCGCAGATTTCCGAATGGGGAAACCCAACTAGCTTAGCTAGTTATTACATACTAAGTATGTAAAGCAAACTTGGTGAACTGAAATATCTAAGTAGCCAAAGGAAAAGAAATCAACCGAGATTCTGTTAGTAGTGACGAGCGAAAGCGGAAAAGGCTAGTGATTTAAGAATAAGAATTAGAATACTCTGGAAATAGTAACCATAGAAGGTGATAGTCCTGTATAAGTAGAAAGTTTTTAAATCCTTGAGTAGAGCGGGGCACGTGAAATCCTGTTTGAATATGGGGGGACCATCCTCCAAGCCTAAATACTCCTTAACGACCGATAGTGAACAAGTACCGTGAGGGAAAGGTGAAAAGAACCCCGGGAGGGGAGTGAAATAGAATCTGAAATCAAGTGCTTACAAACAGTTGGAGCTCTATATCAATTTATTGATATTTAGAGTGACAGCGTACCTTTTGCATAATGGGTCAGCGAGTTAATCTATGAAGCAAGCTTAAGCCGTTAGGTGTAGGCGTAGCGAAAGCAGGTCTGAATAGGGCGTTTTAGTTTTATGGATTAGACCCGAAACCAAGTGATCTAGTCATGACCAGATTGAAGGTGTGGTAAAACACACTGGAGGATCGAACCAGTTAATGTTGCAACATTATTGGATGAGTTGTGATTAGGGGTGAAAGGCCAATCAAACTTGGAAATAGCTGGTTCTCCGCGAAATCTATTTAGGTAGAGCGTTGTATGTATGTTGTTGGGGGTAGAGCACTGGATAGACTAGGGGGATTCACCGTCTTACCAAATCTAACTAAACTCCGAATACCAACAATTAATTATACAGCAGGCACACTACGGGTGCTAAGTCCGTGGTGGAAAGGGAAACAACCCAGATCACTATCTAAGGTCCCAAAATTACAGCTAAGTGGGGAAGGAAGTAGAAAAACCATTACAGCTAGGAGGTTGGCTTGGAAGCAGCCATCCTTTAAAGAAAGCGTAACAGCTCACTTGTCTAAATAAGTTTTTCTGCGCCGAAAATGTACCGGGGCTAAAGCTGTATACCGAAGATGTGAGTGCTTATTGATTTCGATCAATAGGCGCGGTAGCGGAGCGTTCCGTAAGTCTGTGAAGGTGGTTTGTGAAAACTGCTGGAGATATCGGAAGTGAGAATGCTGACATAAGTAGCGTAAAAGAGTGTGAAAAACACTCTCACCAAAAATCTAAGGGTTCCTACGTTAAGTTAATCTGCGTAGGGTTAGTCGGTTCCTAAGGCGAGTCCGTAAAGGAGTAGTCGATGGCAATTAGGTTAATATTCCTAAACCTCTTAAGTGTGACGGGTTTCGTATTTGTATAGATCTTATTGGATTGATCTATGCTTAAAAGAAGCTCCAGGAAATAGCACTTATATTTATGAGGCCGTACCGCAAACCGACACTGGTGGATGAGTAGAGTATACTAAGGTGTTGAAAGAATGATGTTGAAGGAACTCGGCAAATTATACCTGTAACTTCGGAAGAAGGGTAACCTGCTTTTAGGCAACTATGAGTAGGTGGCACAAAATAGGGAGTAGCGACTGTTTACTAAAAACACAGGACTCTGCAAACACGTAAGTGGAAGTATAGGGTCTGACGCCTGCCCGGTGCTGGAAGGTTAATAGGAGGGGTGCAAGCTCTAAATTGAAGCCCCAGTAAACGGCGGCCGTAACACTGACGGTCCTAAGGTAGCGAAATTCCTTGTCGGGTAAGTTCCGACCCGCACGAATGGCGTAACGATTTCTCCACTGTCTCCAACATCACTTCAGCGAAATTGAATTCCCCGTGCAGATGCGGGGTACCCGCGGTTAGACGAAGAGACCCCGTGCACCTTTACTATAGCTTTACATTGCTATTAAAAGTGTGATGTGCAGGATAGGTGGGAGACTTTGAAATTATGGCGCTAGCTATAATGGAGTCAACCTTGAGATACCACCCTTTACACTTTTGATATCTAACTATGTTTCATTATCTGGAACTAGGACATTGTATGGTGGGTAGTTTGACTGGGGCGGTCGCCTCCTAAAAAGTAACGGAGGCGTGCGAAGGTAAGCTAGAGCTGGTCGGAAATCAGCTTGATAGTATAATGGCATAAGCTTGCCTGACTGCGAGGCTGACAAGCCAAGCAGAGACGAAAGTCGGTCATAGTGATCCGGTGATTCTGTATGGAAGGGTCATCGCTCAACGGATAAAAGGTACGCCGGGGATAACAGGCTGATGGTGTTCGAGCGTTCATAGCGACGACACCGTTTGGCACCTCGATGTCGACTCATCACATCCTGGGGCTGAAGAAGGTCCCAAGGGTTCGGCTGTTCGCCGATTAAAGTGATACGTGAGTTGGGTTTAGAACGTCGTGAGACAGTTCGGTTTCTATCTGCCGTGGGTGAAGGAAATTTGAGAAGGTCTGACTCTAGTACGAGAGGACCGAGATGGATATACCTCTGGTGTACCAGCTGTTATGCCAATAGCATCGCTGGGTGGCTATGTATAGATGGGATAATTGCTGAAAGCATATAAGCAAGAAACCCTCTTCAAAAAGATTTCCCAATTAAGGCCGTGGAAGACTACCACGTTGATAGGCTAGGTGTGGAAGCATGGTAACATGTGAAGCTAACTAGTACTAATAGCCTGATTGATTTATTTGCTTTCTATATGTGTGTATGCAGTGTTAAATATTAAGTTAAAATTGTTAAGTTAGAAATTTTTATTGACTTGGTGGCTATAGCAAAAATGAACCACCCGATCTCATCTCGAACTCGGAAGTGAAACTTTTTAGCGCTGATGGTACTTGAAAAGGGAGAGTAGGTCGCCGCCAAGTTTATAAAAATTTCTTTTTATCGCCTTTTAATAATTCTTTTATTACGAGAAGTCGCTTCTATATTCAAATCTAATAATTGTGGTCTAGGCTTATTCTTATTCTGCTCTAAGTATTGACTTTGCTCAAATGCTAATTCCCATTGTGTACGATAACTAGATTCTTTATATTCATAAAAATCTTCTTTAACATTATTTGTATTTATATTGAGATTTTTATCTTGTTCTTTTCTACTCTCTACCATTAAACACCCACACCCGTTAATTTATTTTAAAAATTTTACTTATGTTATCATAAAAAATATAGTTGTAAATACCTTAATTGAGATTTTTTTTTATTTTATCTTTTTTAAGCAAATAGTTAGATCTTTTTGTAAGTTTTTATAACTTGCTTGCATAATGTTTCTATGAGTTAGTATTATGTAGTAGTGCCCTATATTGCTTATATTTAAAATGCTAATTTTAGCAAGCATTCGTAATTGCCTTTTTATTTTATTTCTTTTTGCTGCTTTTCCGGCTTTTTTACTGATAGCCAGACCTACTCTAATAGCATGAATGTACTTTTCAGGTTCTCTTTCTTTTATAGCGTACAGTGATATATAAAGCCCACGATAAAAAAGACTGCTGAGTGCTAACTTATTTTTGAAAGCAAAGGAAAAATCTTTTTTTTTATACTTACTATGCGCATAATTTGTTACACCCTAATGAACGGCGCCTATTAAGGATTTTTCTTCCAGCTCTTGTTGCCATACGTGAACGAAATCCATGTCTGCGCTTTCTTATCAAATTTTTTGGTTGAAATGTTCTCTTCATTGTTTTTATATTAATATAATTATTTATTTTAAATTGTTTTACTTTATTGTCAAATGATGGTGAACTTGTATGACATTTTCGTAGAATAAAATTTGATGCATGGGAAAATGAATTCGGTGATAGTCATACCTGTCCTACTAATCCTTTTATTTTGTTTTAGTAGGTTTCAAGAAGTAAATAAGGTTAAATCTTATCTATATCTTAGTTGTGTATGGATGCTAACTTGGTTGTTAGTACTCTATAATAATTGTTTTGTAACTTTTATTTCTATAGCGTTACTTTTTTTCATGCTTGCTTTTATCTTTAAAAATAAAAGAAATAAGATAATAAAACTTTCGTTATTTGTGGCTTTGGCCATATCATTTTTTATCACTTTATTTATAATGCTATCTATTTTTATTCAATCCATTAATTTTTTTAATAAAGTAGCTATTTCAGAATTCTTGTTTTGCTTGAAATGGGGCCACAATGTAGTCACTATCAATGAAGAGAAGATAGGATGTTTTGGTATAGCGCCGCTTTTAGTAGGTACATTACTTATAACTATTATAGCAATGTTAGTTGTCGTTCCGCTTGGTTTATTTTCTGCAATATATATTAGTGAATATGCGAGTGAGAAAGTGCGTTATATTGTTAATACAACTTTGCAAGTTTTGTCTGCTATTCCTACGGTTGTATATGGATATTTCGCGGTTGTGTTTTTATCTTTCTTTGTAAAGCAGGTAGCAAATTTTTTTGGTTTAAGTATACACTCAGAAAGTGCCTTAGTTGCCGGTTTATCGATTGGGATAATGATTCTTCCTTTTATTATTTCTTTACTCGAAGATGCCATAAGATCTGTTCCAAAAAGCTTGCGTTATGGCTTCATGGCACTTGGCGCAACTCCAGCGGAAGCTATATGGCATATAACAATACCTTATGCAATGCCTACAATTTTAAGTGCAATTTTATTGTCAATTTCAAGAGTGATAGGTGAAACAATGATTGTGCTAATGGCTGTGGGAATCAACGCAAATTTGACTTTTAACCCTCTTAATTCAGTTACTACCATTACCGTGCAGATCGCTACATTACTTACCGGAGATCAGGATTTCAATAGTGTACAAACTCTTGCTGCTTATGCGCTTAGTTTAGTATTATTTATTATTACTTGGCTATTAAATGCATTTGCATTGTTTGTAATGAAGCGTAACTAGTAAGCGTTTTAATGTTGCAAAATTTCTATTAATAATATAAGATTTATTTTCTTTAGAAGTTCTTTTATGGAATTATAGTGTTAGGTGATAAAAATAAAGAGATGAATATAGGTAGAGCGATTAAGGTAACTCAAGCAGTTGTTGATATAAAATTTGAAGGTGAATTGCCTAAAATATTTAATGCTTTAAAAAGCAAACTAAAATATAAGGATAAGGAGCTGGTTTTAGAAGTTTCGCAGCATATAGGTGACAATATAGTTCGTTGTATTGCTATGGATAGCACAGATGGCATGTCAAGGGGGGATGAATTTGTTGATACAGGTGCACCAATATCGGTGCCAATTGGGCGTTCAACTTTAGGAAGGATTTTTAATGTTGTTGGAGAGCTTATAGATGAGTGTGGTCCACTGAAGGGAAAATATAACTTAGAGCCTATACACAGAGCACCTCCAAGTTTTACTGAACAGGGAATACAGGAAGAAGTTTTAGTTACGGGAATAAAAGTTATAGATCTTCTTGCACCTTATCTTAAAGGAGGAAAAATTGGCTTATTTGGTGGAGCCGGTGTTGGTAAAACAGTCCTGATAATGGAATTAATTAATAATATAGCAAAAGCTCATAAAGGATTTTCTGTGTTTGCCGGGGTAGGGGAGAGAACGCGTGAAGGTAACGATCTTTATCACGAGATGATCACTTCAAATGTAATAAATATAAATGAGCATGAAAAATCTCAAGCTGTTTTGGTTTATGGTCAGATGAATGAGCCTCCTGGAGCAAGGGCTAGAGTTGCTTTAACAGCACTTACTATGGCAGAGTATTTTCGTGACCGTGAAAACCAAGATGTTCTATTTTTTGTGGATAATATCTTTAGATTTACACAAGCTGGTTCTGAAATTTCTGCTTTGCTTGGAAGAATACCGTCAGCTGTTGGTTATCAGCCAACCCTTGCAACTGATATGGGTGCAATGCAAGAAAGAATAGCTTCAACAACTTCTGGCTCTATTACTTCTGTGCAAGCTATATATGTTCCTGCGGACGATTTAACTGATCCAGCCCCAGCAACTACATTCTCTCATCTTGATGCCACCACAGTGTTGTCAAGGCAAATAGCTGAAATGGGAATATACCCTGCTGTTGATCCACTTGATTCAACTTCTCAGTCTTTATCTGCTGAAATCATTGGTGAAGAACATTATAAGGTAGCTTCTGAGGTGAAACGTATATTGCAAACTTATAAATCACTGCAAGATATTATCGCAATACTTGGTATGGATGAGCTATCTGATGAAGATAAAATTATTGTTGATAGGGCTCGTAAGATTCAGAAATTTCTTTCTCAACCTTTTCACGTTGCAGAAATATTTACTGGTATGCCTGGTAAATTTGTTTCACTTTCTGATACTGTTTCCAGTTTTAAAGAGATTGTTGAAGGTAAATATGATCACTTACCAGAGGCTGCTTTTTATATGGTGGGGAATATAGATGAAGCAATAAAAAAGGCTGAATTAATACAAGCTGAAGCTAAATAAAAGTTAAAGATTATGAATACTTTTAAAGTGCAATTTTTCTCTCCTGATGATCAAATTTCATTCAGTGGAGTGGTTTCTCTTTCAGTAACTGGGCTCGAAGGGGAGCTTATGATTTTAGCTCACCATGCTCCTTACTTAATTTATTTATTGCCTGGTATGATTACTGTTAAAATGAGTAACCAAACAGAAAAGAAGGTTGTAATTGATAGTGGCGTATTAGAAGTTGCAAATAATAATTGTAGCATTATAACAAGTCAAATTCAGGTTTTTGATCATGCAATTCATGATGAGAAATCGTTTAAAAATAAGAGAATTAGTATATATTTAAGTTATCTTGATGAGAAATTTCTTTCTTAGTTATTTTAGGCAAAAAGTCAATTATCATTCAAGTGGCTATAAGATTTTTGCTCAGGGGGCTCTTTTTTTGTCATCCCAGTGCGTGACACTGGGATCCAGAAATTTTGACAACTGGATCCTATGGTCAAGTCCACTGCTATACGAACGTTGCACCTTTAAAGGCAAA encodes the following:
- the rpmH gene encoding 50S ribosomal protein L34 yields the protein MKRTFQPKNLIRKRRHGFRSRMATRAGRKILNRRRSLGCNKLCA
- the pstC gene encoding phosphate ABC transporter permease subunit PstC produces the protein MNSVIVIPVLLILLFCFSRFQEVNKVKSYLYLSCVWMLTWLLVLYNNCFVTFISIALLFFMLAFIFKNKRNKIIKLSLFVALAISFFITLFIMLSIFIQSINFFNKVAISEFLFCLKWGHNVVTINEEKIGCFGIAPLLVGTLLITIIAMLVVVPLGLFSAIYISEYASEKVRYIVNTTLQVLSAIPTVVYGYFAVVFLSFFVKQVANFFGLSIHSESALVAGLSIGIMILPFIISLLEDAIRSVPKSLRYGFMALGATPAEAIWHITIPYAMPTILSAILLSISRVIGETMIVLMAVGINANLTFNPLNSVTTITVQIATLLTGDQDFNSVQTLAAYALSLVLFIITWLLNAFALFVMKRN
- the atpD gene encoding F0F1 ATP synthase subunit beta, yielding MNIGRAIKVTQAVVDIKFEGELPKIFNALKSKLKYKDKELVLEVSQHIGDNIVRCIAMDSTDGMSRGDEFVDTGAPISVPIGRSTLGRIFNVVGELIDECGPLKGKYNLEPIHRAPPSFTEQGIQEEVLVTGIKVIDLLAPYLKGGKIGLFGGAGVGKTVLIMELINNIAKAHKGFSVFAGVGERTREGNDLYHEMITSNVININEHEKSQAVLVYGQMNEPPGARARVALTALTMAEYFRDRENQDVLFFVDNIFRFTQAGSEISALLGRIPSAVGYQPTLATDMGAMQERIASTTSGSITSVQAIYVPADDLTDPAPATTFSHLDATTVLSRQIAEMGIYPAVDPLDSTSQSLSAEIIGEEHYKVASEVKRILQTYKSLQDIIAILGMDELSDEDKIIVDRARKIQKFLSQPFHVAEIFTGMPGKFVSLSDTVSSFKEIVEGKYDHLPEAAFYMVGNIDEAIKKAELIQAEAK
- a CDS encoding F0F1 ATP synthase subunit epsilon, coding for MNTFKVQFFSPDDQISFSGVVSLSVTGLEGELMILAHHAPYLIYLLPGMITVKMSNQTEKKVVIDSGVLEVANNNCSIITSQIQVFDHAIHDEKSFKNKRISIYLSYLDEKFLS